In Stanieria sp. NIES-3757, the DNA window AAAGCGATCGCTAGTGTCCTCGATCAAACCTACACTGATTATGAGTTAATTGTGGTTGATGATGGTTCGACTGATAATACTCAAGAAATTGTGCAACCTTTACGCGATCGCATACGCTATACTAGCTTCCAACATAATCAAGGAATATCTGTAGCACGCAATCGAGGTATTGAAATTGCTAGAGGAAATTTGATTACTTTTCTTGATGCTGATAATTGGTTATTACCTCATGCCTTGGAAGTACAAGTCAATTATTTTACTAAAAATTCCAATGTGGGAATGATTAATAGTGGATTTAAAATGGTTAATACTCAAGATGAAGTCTTGAGAGAAGTTAAACCTTGGTTACAATATCCTGAATTAAATTTAGCAACTTGGCTAACTCTTAGACCTATTTTAGCTAATACAATCATGCTGAGACGCGAATGGTTAGAGTGGGCTGGAGGTTTAGATACAAATTTCTCTTATGCAGATGATCTTAATTTGATTTTTCGTTTGGCTTTGATGAATTGTAAAACAGCTTGGTTACCTGAAGTAACTTTATGTTGTCGTCAAACAAATAAAGATTTTGTTCATCATACTCCTAAGAAAGCTAAATACACTGAAATGGCTCTGAAAAATTTATTTAATCAAGGGAATTTACCTCAACCAATTAAATCTCGTAAAAAACAAACTTTATATCAAAGTTTTGTTTGGTTAGCTTGGAATTTATATCAAACTGGAAACAGCCGTGAGGAAGCTGAATATTTACAAAAATCTCTAGAGTTTACCGACTCTAAACCTGAAGAAGTTATCTTTAATTGGGTGGAACACTTTAATAATTTTGCCTTTGATTATGGCTATGATTTTGATGCTTATCAATTTAGCAGTCAACCCGAATGGAAAAAGCTTTTACGTTCTATTTTAATTTGAGAATTTCTAACAGACTTATATAACAAGTACAGGCGTAAGCTTTTACGTCTCTACAAAATAAAAAAAATTTAGGAATTAAGCTAATAACTTATCTGACAGTTATAGCAATTTTGTGTTGTTTGTTTAAACTTTAAACTTAGCTCAAGAAATTTAGAAATTATGTCAATCATAATCTAGTTAAATAGTCATGCAAACATCCGAAAAAAAACTGTGTTTAATCTATGCTAACTGCCAAAGAGATCTAATTAAAGCTCATTTAGAACTCTCTTCAGAATTCACGGCTAATTATGAATTTGTCAGCATACCTTATCATTTTAAAGCAGTTCAAACAAACTTCATTATTCCCAATGAAATTATAATTAAAACTGGTTTATTTATTTATCAACCGATCGCAGATACTTACGGACAACAAAGTACGGCGAGTATTATTAATAGATTACCAGCTAATTGTCACAAAATTTCTTTTCCTTATATCTATTTTAAAGGTTACCATCCTCAGTTTACTAAACTAGATAGTAATAACTTACAACAAAGATTTATTAATGATGGTTCTAACTTAAATGATATTAATATTATCAGTTTGGTTAAGCAGGGTTACACTAATGAAGAAATTCTTGAATTAATTGGAGATGAAAATTTTTATACTTTAGAATTTCTGCAACAAAATTTAAATCATACTCTTCAAGAATTGTCCGAGAGAGAGTGTGTTACTGATATCAAGATTGTTGATTTTATCCGCAGTCATTATCAACAAAATTATTTATTTTATATTCCTGCTCATCCAGCTAATTTAATTGGATTAGAAGTAACTAACCAAATTTTGGCTAAACTCAATTTTAATCCCTTAACCCAATCCCATCATGAAGAGCAATTAGCAACTTTTCGGATTCCAATTTACCCTAGTGTAATTAAACATTTAAATTTACAATTTGGTAATAAGCTCATCAAGTACAAACCACTATCTTTTATGAATGATGAGTTAGACTTTAACACTTGTTCGCAACGATACATAGAAACTTACCATCAACTTTTAGCTCAAAAAAATCAATCAATTAATAGTTTATCTTTATCAATTCCTGCTATGAAATCTGTGAATAATTCTCCTCTTCGTATTTCTATCATTGGTGGCTCAAATTCTTTAATGAGAAATGGTTATACCAAATATTTATCCGAAAATCTTTCCCACGCTATTGAGCGTCCAGTTAATCTTAATTATTTTGCTTTAGGGGGAGTTACTAATCTTTTTGGAGCAATTCAAAATATTAGAAATAATGCACCTCAAAAAAGCGATCTTATTTTATTTGAATATTGTGTTAATGACCGTAAAGCGATTAGTCAAGGTAAATATTCGATTAAATTGGCAGGTAGAACCTTAGAAGGATTTATTAGAAGGACTAAAACAATTAATCCTAATTGCCGTATTATTATTTTAATTTTTGGCACTAATAGTTCTGAATACTATGATAATTGTTGCCAAGTATCAGCATTATATGAAGCGATCGCAAAACGTTATGATATTCCTGTAATTAATATCTCAGAAATTTTATTAAAAACTCAGGGTATAAAATTTATTAAATCTTTGTATGAACCAAAAGACAATGCTCATTATTCTAGAGCAAAAGGGGTGCAAATAGTTTCACAAATTATTACCCAAGAAATTATTAATAGAAATTTGTTAGCTCAACCAACTCGTAAGTTAGAAGATTGCTATCGTATTTATGCTAATAACTTACAATACTTAAAATTTACTAGAAAATTTGACGAGCAATCTTTACAGGGCGATTATGAGCGATCGGTTTTTAAAAATAGTTTGTTTGATGAATCTATTTACACTTTAAAACAAGGTTCGACTCTTAACCTAAATCTTAAAGGACAACTTTTAGGATTAATTATTAAATCTGATTGGTATGATGGTTTTTTCCAAGTAAAGTTTGGAGAACAAAGTATTGTTACTAGTTCTTTTTCAGAATGGGTTCAATCACCAGAATCAGCTAATCTTAACTTAATTACTTTGCCTTACCAAAAGTTTTCTTTTTCTAAAGAACCTCAACCTTTATCTATTTCTGTCTGTCCAAACCCACCAGATAAGTTTGAGTTAGACTGGCATAAAATGCTACCTCAAGTATCATCTTCCGAATGGAAATTAAATATAGCTGGGATTGCTTATTTAGGAGAAATAATTTAACTCATTGTTGACTAAAATTTAAATTATCCTTGATTCTACTTCGAGCTTTTGGAAAAACTCTAGATAAATTGCTTGAAAATTGACAATTCAATCAAAATTAAATTGGGATCAATTTTGCAGATTAATCCCAAAGGTCTTACTAAGTTTGAATTGGTTGGAAACGTTAAACTGTTAGACTTTTAGCGATAATCAGTAGTAGTTGTTCTACTGGGGTCAGTATATACTGTGTTATCATGGCGTTTATTTTTGCCAGCCAAACCAGCTAGCCCAATTAGACCTAGTAATCCAAGCCAACCCCAATCAAAATCATTGTCTTCCTGTACGTATCCGTCTTGAGTTTGATTAGGCGTACCTGGAGTTTGAGCTTGAACAGAAACCATTGGGACAACAGCTAGACTAGTAGCGATCGCACTAGCTGCGAGTAATTTAGAAAATTTATTATTCTTCATGGTTGAGTCTCCTTTTCAGACTTGTTTTACTATTTATAAGGCTAAAGAAACCTCCAAAGAATTTAATCAGTCTTTAGCCAGAAACCAGTAAGTATTTTTTTAGCAATATTTTGAGTACAAACGAAACAGAATCAGTCTTTAATTCCTAAAAACATTTCTTTTCGTAAATCTTCACAAAAATCTTAAAACGATCCGACTAAAGATAGAGTTAGCCTCAAATTTTGCTAGCAACAATAAAGTTAAGTGCGATTATTTTCAGCTCCACAAAATATTAAATAGTCGCGCCTTCACTAAGATACATTGCGTTGAAAATTAAAGAGGAAAATTATGTTTCACAACTTAGAAATGATGCTGGGATTATACAGCACTCACTTTTGGCTTGCTAAAGTTCGAGTTCCAACACCTCCAACAACACCTACACCAATCAATCCTCCACCAGTAACAACACTTCCTTTCCCAGTGCCTCAATTTTTTGTGGCATTGCTCGCGGGAGTAGTAATTGCTTTTGCTTTCCAGTTTCTGTTAACCAACTTTACTCTAGCAGCAGGAATTTCTGCGGGAGCTAACCCTCTAGAAGCCGAAGCTGGGGAAACTTGGGGAAGTAAGTTCCAAGAAGTCGAATCTAAAGTAGGATTTTGGGCTTTAATAACTGTTAATATTGCTCTGTTTATCGCTTGTTTCTTGGCGATTAAACTAACCTTCATTAACAACATTAGTTTTGCAGCAATTACGAGCATTGTAATCTGGTCAATCTTTTTCTTGCTGCTGCTGTGGCTTAGTTCCAAAGCAATTGGTTCCGTTGTTAGTTCTGTAGTTGATACAGCATCTTCAGGAATGCAAGGTATAGGAGCGATCGCAACAACTGCTCTGAGTGCTAATGCGGTTAATGCTCGCGTAGTTAATACAGTAGAAGAATCTATTGGTGCAGTTCGTCGTGAATTAAGTTCGGCAATTGATCCAACCATCGTTAAGGATACAGTACAAGATTACTTGGGGAACTTGAAACCATCTCAGCTAAATCTCTCGGACATTCGGGAAAATTTCCAAGATTTACTCAAAAATTCCGATTTACAATCCATATCCCCCGATAACTTAAAAAATATCGACCGCCAAACTTTTGTAAATTTAGTTAGTAGTCGTACAGATTTTTCTAAACAGGATATTAATCAGATTGCAGATCAACTAGAAAAAGTATGGCAAGAAGTAATTGGTGAGCAACAGCAGAACAGTTTATTGCCAGAATTATTGATCTTTTTGCAAAAAGCTTCTCCAAACGAGTTGAAATCCGAGCAATTAAATCAAAAACTTAATCAATTGCTGGAGGAAACCAATCACCAGTCGACTTTTACAACACAAGCTATGCAGCTTGGTTTGGCTAAACTAATTGACACAGTTCTCCAACGAGTAGATCTTTCCGATGTAGATGGACAAAAAATTATCGAGCAATTACAACAGCTTAAAGACCAAGGTACAGAACAAGTCAAACAACTTACCTCGTCATCTTCTAACCCAATTCGAGGAGATGTAGAAGAATACTTGCTCAATTCCCAACCTTGGCATCTCAACCGAGAAACCATTAAGCAAGAATTTAGAGAGGTAATTTACGATCCAGAAGCAGCACCGAGTTTAGTGCGAAGTCAATTAGAACAACTCAATCGTGATGATTTGGTAAACATCTTAAATCAAAGAGATGAATTTAGTTCTGAGCAAGTCAACGAAATTGTTGATTCCCTTGACAGCATCCGTCAGGAAGTTTTGTCCCAGGTTGGCAATGCAGAATCAGAAGAAAAATCACAAGATCTTCGTTCTCGCGTAGAAAATTATCTTCGTTCTACTAGTAAAGAAGAACTAAATCCTGAAGCAATTGAACGCAACTTTAAAACACTTCTCGAAGATACAGACGCAGGTGTAGAAGAATTAGGCAATCGCCTTTCTCAATTTGACCGTGATAGTTTGAAACAACTGCTTTCCCAAACTAGAGAAGATCTAAATGAAGAAGAAACCGATCAAATCCTGAATCAGCTATTAAGTACACGCGCTCGCGTCAGTTCAGAAGCTCAGGAATTGCAGGAAAAAGCTCAGTTTCAAGCTGAAGAATTAGGACAAAAAGTAGAATCCTATTTGCGAGATACTAAAAAAGAAGAACTAAATCCCGATGGGATTAAGGAAGACCTCAAAACTCTTCAAGATAAACCGCAAGTCGGCATCAAAGCCTTGCGAGAAAGACTCTCTCAGTTTGACCGCGATACGGTAGTAAAATTACTTTCCGAACGGGGAGACTTGAACGAAGAGGAAATTAATCAGTTTATCGATCGCTTTGAAGAAATTCGCGATAATCTCCTGCACGCACCGCAAATGTTAGCAGGTAAGGCTCAGGAGCAATACGAAGATGTTACTAGTAAGATTGTTGATTATCTCCGTTCTACTAATTTAGAGGAATTAGACCCCGACAGCATCAAACAAGATTTACAGCAGCTATTTGACGATCCGCAACAGGGGGCAAAAGCTATTAGAGAAAGGTTTTCGCACCTGGATCGAGAAACTCTAACCAAGCTGTTGAGTCAACGAGAAGACCTCAGTGAAGAACAGATTAATCAGTATATCGACCGAGTCCAAGCAGCAATTCAAAGTATTGTGAAAGCACCCCGACGCTTGGCAAGTCGTACTCAAAAACAAATTCAAGATTGGCAAAGTTCTTTTGAAAATTATTTGCGTTCTACTAATAAAGAAGAACTAAATCCAGAAGGCATTAAACGCGATTTACAAACCTTACTCAAAGAGCCAGGAACGGGATTAAGCCAAATTAGCGATCGCCTTTCTGAAATTGACCGCGATACGGTAGTAGCTCTTCTTTCGCAACGGGAAGATATTTCCGAAGCAGAAGCCAACGAGATTGTTGAAAGAATTGACTCTGTTCGTAACCAATTACTCGAACAATTCCAGGCAATTCAACAGCAAGCCCAATCGGCGATTGAAGGAACTTTTGACAAGATTCGTAACTACCTCAACTCCTTAGAGCGTCCCGAATTCAACTACGACGGAATCAAACAAGACTTAGAAAAACTGTTTTCAGATCCAGAAGCAGGAGTTGACGCCTTACGCGATCGCGCCTCTCAATTTGACCGCGACACTTTAGTTGCCCTGTTGAGTTCCCGCGAAGATATTTCTGAGCAGGATGTCAATCGAATCATTGACCAAGTTGAATCAGTACGCGATCGTTTTCTTAACCGTCTCGAACGTATTCAGCAGAAAACACAAGCAAGAATTGATGAGATTAAGAAAAATGCTCAACAACAAGTAATCCAAGCCCGTAAAGCAACGGCAACTGCTGCTTGGTGGTTATTTGGTACAGCTTTGACTTCGGCGGGAGTAGCCGTACTGGCTGGAGTTATGGCAATACGAGGTCTAACTATATTTAATATTTAGTTAGTTATCCCCAAATAATATCGTTTCTCACCAATCTCTGAGCAAAAAAAACATTTGTAGGGGCAATCGCTTCGCTTCACCTTCGGTGGCATGAATTGTCCCTACTTTAATATAAAAATCTCTGATGACTGTTTAGAGTGATTGATCAAATTCAGCCTATATGTTACTGAGCTAAAACTTCCCACGTTCCTTTCCAAGGAGAACCTCCTACTTCTAAACCTGCAACTTCACTGCTTGCTTTGAAAATAGTCTTTCCTTGACGCTGACGTAACTCTAAACTTAATTCTCCTCTAGTTGTATCTCGACAATTAAAAACTAAACCTTTGGCTGTTGGTGTCCGAACATAAGTACCAGGCAAATCTGTCTTACCAGTCAGAGTAACTTCAAAATCTTGATTGACAGCTTGCATCTGCCATTTTCCCCAAGGTTCAATCTGCCAACTAACTTGAGAATTCCAAGGAACAAATTCATAAAACTTTCCTTGATAATGAATGCCAACCATGGCAACTTCTTCTTGCCACCACAACACTTCCCTAACTCCTCCTCCTGCCGTCAAAGCTAAATCGCTGTGGTCAGTAAAACTATTACAATTAATCCAAAACCACTTCTGAGGGAAAGAGCGTCCCCAATTTTTTTCACTATAAGCTGGTGCGTCAGTAAATCGATATACTTTTCCTTGCCATTCAATCCAACCTGTTGCCAAGCCATGAGCCATCAAAATTTGCCATCCAGGTTCAAAAATAGGTAAATAAGACAACCAACCTGCTGTTGCTTGAGAATGACGAGGATTTCCCCAACTATAAATCGGTTTAGTTTGATATCGCCAACGACAAGATTTTTTAGTACCTGGATCGGAAATGTAACCTTGATTTAAAGTAGTGGTTACTTGATAACCTTGTTGAATATTGGCTTCAAAGTCATCAGCAGATATTAATTGAGGTTTCATTACCTTTTTTGTTTTACCCCAATGTCCTAACCCTAAATAATCTTTAGCTGCCCAAAATTTTTTGAGGTTGGGAAAAGTACGAAAAATGTATTCTTCATCAATACCGAGAATTTGTGCTGCACCACCACTATTAGGTTGTTCGCCCCTAGGATCTTCAATAGAATACATAAAAGCAAAAGTTTGGGCAATCTCAGGTATAATAACGCGAAAATACCAACCTTCAAAAAAATCCTGAGATTGGAGAAAAAAGTTATTAGCTTCCTGCCAATGATAACCACTATGAGGAGTTGATAGGGGTAAACCGTCGTTTATCCGTAGTTGAGGTTGGGAAAATTGAAACATTACCTTTTTATTACTCAGATCAGAAAAAAAGCTGCTAACTTGGCAACTTTTTCAAGAAAACTCAATTTTTAACCGTAATTAAACTTAAACAAAATAAGAAATAGGAAAGAGGATATATTCTAAAAAAAACAGTTTCCAAATAAATTGATAAAAACTTGCGATCGCACTTTTTTCTTCTAAATCGATTTTTTGACTACGCCACCACAATAATCCTAAAAGAATTAGATGATAACCAATAAAAAAGCTACAGCTAAAATCAGTTAGCCAAAATATCCTTGCCAAAATCATTCCTAAATAACAAAACGTAATTACACCTAAAGAAAGATTCAGCACGGCTGGCTTACCTAAAATTAAAGTAAAAGTAGTGATATTGTATTGTTTATCTCCTTCAAGATCGGGAACATCTTTAAAAATTGCGATCGCTATAGTAAAGAAGAGAACAAATAAAGTTAATACCCAAACATAAGAATTTAATAACTCTTGACCAGTTAATTTCTGACTGTAGTGTAAAAACAAGCCAAGATTTATCACAATACCCCGAACTGTAAAAATACAGAAGGCAGCCAAAAAAGGAAATTGTTTTAAGCGAATTGGTGGTAAAGAATAAGCTGTACCAATAATTAAACTAATACCTACTGTAGCTAATAACCAAATTCCCGAGCAAACTGCAATTACTAACGCTAAAATCCCTGTAATTCCAACAATCCATTTTCCTTTTTGAAGAGAAAATTCACCAGCAGCAAGCGGTAATGATGGTTTATTAATGCGGTCTATCGCTACATCAGATAATTGGTTTAACCCCACAATATAAACATTGCCACATAAGCAAGCAATCCAAACAGCCAGCAATTGTTCTAAATTTAGCCAAGTAATTGAGCTATTAGTGGTTGCCAAGGCTAAAAAATAAATCGCAAAAACACTTAGACTAGTGCCAATAATGGTATGGGGACGAGAAAATTTCCAAAAACTAGAGAAAAAACTCATCAATCACGATTGTTATCTTACCAAAGTCAAATATAACGCGATCTGGGTTAGTCTTTGATCTGATAATCAAAAAAGTACTGATAAAATTACTGCTATCAAAAAGCATGGTAATAGTTATTACATCATGATTGTCTGGGTGGAAAGCTCATAATTACTGATCTGTTTTAATAAATCATTTTCTTTTTTATTTAGAATTTCAACCAAATAAATTAAGTATACGTAGGAAATTTTACAAGCTAGAAGTGAGTAATTGGACTAAGAGCTACTCAAACAAATTTGCTCAAACCAAAGCTACTAATCTCTACAGTTATCTAATTTTGCTGTTTTCTATGATGCTGCTACATTTCTAGCCCTTTACCTAAGTAATATTTATTTTTGTAAAGTTATTTGTCGGTTTGAAAGCAATTATTAAAAAAAAACAAAAACAAACTTAAGACGGGAACAATCAACCACAAAAGAAACTCGTCTGTTGCATAAAGAAAATCAGATCCTTCCTCATAAAATAAGTAGCTTAATTGACAAGAATTTACGTATTATTACGCAGACTAAGTTAAACTACGGAACATTTCAAAAAAAAACTGGCAGTGATGTTCTTTTTTCCTTTTAAGTTGGGCAATCTAATGAGTGAGGAGTGATCCAACCCTGATTTTCAAGCTAAGTCGTCATTGAGAAAGCAATATGTTAGCTAGTTCTTTATATGTTGAGACCGAAGAAAACTATTCTATTTCTGCTTACGAGCTGGAGTTAGAAGAAAGTAACTATAACTCTAGTAAGTTAACAGATGACCTGGTAGAGCTAGATTTAGACAATATCGATCTAGACAATGCTGCTAAAAGAGGGAATAGAACTACCACTGACTTGGTCAGACTATATTTACAAGAGATCGGTCGTGTTCCTTTACTAGAAAGAGATGAAGAAGTTTCAGAAGCCCAAAAAGTTCAGCGTCATATTAATATCATAGAACAGCGAGCGAAAGCTGCCAAGAAGGGAGATCAAATTCTACAAGAGTTTGTTGAGTTAATTGATGCTCACGACCGTTTAGTCTCTCAACTCAGCCATCGTCCTTCGTTAAGAAGATGGGCTCAAACTGTAGGCATGGAAATTCCCCTACTCAAAGAACGCTTATCAGTAGGTAAACATCGTTGGGCAGAAGTTGTTAACTGTAGTGTTAAAGAATTAGAAAGAATTCAACGAGATGGTATCCGCGCTAAAGAACACATGATCAAAGCCAATTTACGCTTGGTTGTATCTGTAGCCAAAAAGTATCAAAATCGAGGCTTAGAATTACTCGATCTAATTCAGGAAGGAACTCTTGGTTTAGAACGGGCAGTAGAAAAATTCGATCCCACTAAAGGCTATCGCTTTAGTACTTATGCTTATTGGTGGATTCGTCAAGGGATCACTAGAGCGATCGCAACTCAAAGTCGCACCATTCGTCTTCCAGTCCACATCACTGAAAAACTCAACAAAATCAAAAAAGCTCAACGAAAGATTTCTCAAGAAAAAGGACGCACTCCTCGCATTGAAGATCTTGCCCAAGAATTGGATATGACTGCGGTACAAATTCGAGAAGTATTGCTACGTGTACCCCGTTCTGTATCCTTAGAGATCAAAGTAGGAAAAGAGAAAGATACAGAGTTAGGAGATTTACTGGAGACAGAAAGTGCTTCTCCTGAAGAAACTTTGATGCGAGAATCTCTACAAAAAGATTTACAGTATTTGTTATCAGAATTAACTAGCCGTGAACGAGAAGTAATTCAGATGCGGTTTGGTTTTGGTGGCGAAAAACCGTTTTCTTTAGCAGAAATCGGTCGTTGTTTAGAACTATCTCGCGAAAGAGTTCGCCAAATTGAAGCTAAAGCTTTACAGAAACTTAGACAGCCTAGACGAAGAAACATGATTCGCGATTATCTAGAGTCTCTTAGTTGAATGATGGGGAAGAAGGTGTAAAATCAAAGCTTTCTTCCTTTTTTTTTTTTAATTCGTTTAAGTATTTTATATAAATATCTTTGTAAATTTGCACCAATAATTACTCTCAATAAAATTAAATTTTTGTCTTAAGTTTGTGCTGCTGCAAGCAATCAAAGCA includes these proteins:
- a CDS encoding RNA polymerase sigma factor SigC → MLASSLYVETEENYSISAYELELEESNYNSSKLTDDLVELDLDNIDLDNAAKRGNRTTTDLVRLYLQEIGRVPLLERDEEVSEAQKVQRHINIIEQRAKAAKKGDQILQEFVELIDAHDRLVSQLSHRPSLRRWAQTVGMEIPLLKERLSVGKHRWAEVVNCSVKELERIQRDGIRAKEHMIKANLRLVVSVAKKYQNRGLELLDLIQEGTLGLERAVEKFDPTKGYRFSTYAYWWIRQGITRAIATQSRTIRLPVHITEKLNKIKKAQRKISQEKGRTPRIEDLAQELDMTAVQIREVLLRVPRSVSLEIKVGKEKDTELGDLLETESASPEETLMRESLQKDLQYLLSELTSREREVIQMRFGFGGEKPFSLAEIGRCLELSRERVRQIEAKALQKLRQPRRRNMIRDYLESLS
- a CDS encoding hypothetical protein (hypothetical protein ECKD2_17545); this translates as MQTSEKKLCLIYANCQRDLIKAHLELSSEFTANYEFVSIPYHFKAVQTNFIIPNEIIIKTGLFIYQPIADTYGQQSTASIINRLPANCHKISFPYIYFKGYHPQFTKLDSNNLQQRFINDGSNLNDINIISLVKQGYTNEEILELIGDENFYTLEFLQQNLNHTLQELSERECVTDIKIVDFIRSHYQQNYLFYIPAHPANLIGLEVTNQILAKLNFNPLTQSHHEEQLATFRIPIYPSVIKHLNLQFGNKLIKYKPLSFMNDELDFNTCSQRYIETYHQLLAQKNQSINSLSLSIPAMKSVNNSPLRISIIGGSNSLMRNGYTKYLSENLSHAIERPVNLNYFALGGVTNLFGAIQNIRNNAPQKSDLILFEYCVNDRKAISQGKYSIKLAGRTLEGFIRRTKTINPNCRIIILIFGTNSSEYYDNCCQVSALYEAIAKRYDIPVINISEILLKTQGIKFIKSLYEPKDNAHYSRAKGVQIVSQIITQEIINRNLLAQPTRKLEDCYRIYANNLQYLKFTRKFDEQSLQGDYERSVFKNSLFDESIYTLKQGSTLNLNLKGQLLGLIIKSDWYDGFFQVKFGEQSIVTSSFSEWVQSPESANLNLITLPYQKFSFSKEPQPLSISVCPNPPDKFELDWHKMLPQVSSSEWKLNIAGIAYLGEII